A region of Solanum dulcamara chromosome 7, daSolDulc1.2, whole genome shotgun sequence DNA encodes the following proteins:
- the LOC129895467 gene encoding phytochrome-associated serine/threonine-protein phosphatase-like, which translates to MDLDQWITTVKEGQHLAEDELQLLCEYVKEILIEESNVQPVNSPVTVCGDIHGQFHDLMKLFQTGGHVPETNYIFMGDFVDRGYNSLEVFTILLLLKARYPANITLLRGNHESRQLTQVYGFYDECQRKYGNANAWRYCTDVFDYLTLSAIIDGTVLCVHGGLSPDVRTIDQIRVIDRNCEIPHEGPFCDLMWSDPEDIETWAVSPRGAGWLFGSRVTSEYNHINKLDLVCRAHQLVQEGLKYMFQDKGLVTVWSAPNYCYRCGNVASILSFNENMEREVKFFSETEENNQMRGPRTGVPYFL; encoded by the exons ATGGATTTGGATCAGTGGATTACGACAGTGAAAGAGGGGCAGCATTTAGCAGAGGACGAGCTTCAGCTCCTTTGTGAATat GTTAAGGAAATCCTGATAGAGGAGTCAAATGTGCAGCCCGTCAATAGTCCAGTTACTGTTTGTGGAGACATACATGGCCAGTTTCATGATCTAATGAAACTCTTCCAGACTGGAGGTCATGTACCTGAGACGAATTATATTTTCATG GGAGATTTTGTTGACCGTGGATACAATAGTCTAGAAGTTTTTACGATTTTGTTGCTCCTTAAAGCAAG ATACCCAGCCAACATTACTCTTTTACGTGGAAATCACGAGAGCAGGCAACTAACACAG GTCTATGGATTCTACGATGAATGCCAAAGGAAGTATGGAAATGCGAATGCTTGGCGGTACTGCACTGATGTTTTTGACTATCTTACTCTCTCGGCAATCATAGACGGAACA GTATTATGTGTCCACGGTGGACTTTCTCCTGATGTTAGAACTATTGATCAG ATCAGAGTCATTGACCGTAATTGCGAAATTCCCCATGAAGGGCCTTTCTGCGACCTTATGTGGAGTGACCCCGAAGATATTGAAACATGGGCAGTAAGTCCTCGAGGAGCAGGTTGGCTTTTTGGATCCAGAGTTACCTCTGAG TATAATCACATTAATAAACTAGATCTAGTTTGCCGGGCTCACCAGCTTGTCCAGGAAGGTTTGAAGTACATGTTTCAGGATAAAGGACTGGTGACA GTGTGGTCTGCTCCCAACTATTGTTACCGATGTGGAAATGTTGCTTCTATATTGAGCTTCAATGAGAATATG GAGAGAGAGGTTAAGTTCTTCTCTGAAACTGAGGAAAACAACCAGATGAGAGGACCCAGGACAGGAGTGCCCTATTTCTTATGA
- the LOC129895469 gene encoding uncharacterized protein LOC129895469 isoform X2 yields the protein MPRRRGRSRKTTEVVKDVNEEQHQEEMEDDIFKQEAERQTAAVRAIRDVEIEHLKNMLRLLRSNFSNEQLQVPVMQFFEEKFPNLAIVRNGKNGQYEVQWKENDGNLSMDQFDGRNLHASLLHNMSMVYPDCSSAMPSLGGFEFSNKSVKTTLCGVENLQIKGFAYNNRLSVGMTPKTLRLPKPGEMLLSVHGSPLGIFKEDNMESIHESEE from the exons ATGCCAAGACGAAGAGGAAGATCTCGCAAAACAACTGAAGTTGTAAAGGATGTTAATGAAGAACAACATCAAGAGGAAATGGAAGATGATATATTCAAGCAGGAAG CTGAACGTCAAACTGCTGCTGTCAGGGCTATCCGTGATGTGGAAATTGAACACTTGAAAAATATGTTGCGACTGCTGCGATCAAATTTTAGTAATGAACAGCTGCAAGTTCCAGTAATGCAATTTTTTGAGGAAAAGTTTCCAAACCTGGCTATTGTAAGAAATGGGAAAAATGGCCAGTATGAAGTGCAATGGAAAGAAAATGACGGTAATTTAAGCATGGACCAGTTTGATGGAAGGAATCTACATGCTTCTCTTCTTCACAACATGTCCATGGTGTACCCTGATTGCTCCAGTGCCATGCCGTCACTTGGTGGATTTGAATTCTCAAATAAATCTG TTAAAACAACCCTCTGTGGTGTCGAAAACCTCCAGATCAAGGGATTT GCATATAATAACAGATTATCTGTTGGGATGACTCCCAAAACTTTAAGGCTGCCTAAACCTGGGGAAATGCTTCTATCTGTCCACGGCTCTCCTCTCGGTATTTTCAAGGAAGACAATATGGAATCGATACATG AGTCTGAAGAGTGA
- the LOC129895469 gene encoding uncharacterized protein LOC129895469 isoform X1, protein MPRRRGRSRKTTEVVKDVNEEQHQEEMEDDIFKQEAERQTAAVRAIRDVEIEHLKNMLRLLRSNFSNEQLQVPVMQFFEEKFPNLAIVRNGKNGQYEVQWKENDGNLSMDQFDGRNLHASLLHNMSMVYPDCSSAMPSLGGFEFSNKSVKTTLCGVENLQIKGFVLEEPSDTQMLDLPDTMQTPGAYNNRLSVGMTPKTLRLPKPGEMLLSVHGSPLGIFKEDNMESIHESEE, encoded by the exons ATGCCAAGACGAAGAGGAAGATCTCGCAAAACAACTGAAGTTGTAAAGGATGTTAATGAAGAACAACATCAAGAGGAAATGGAAGATGATATATTCAAGCAGGAAG CTGAACGTCAAACTGCTGCTGTCAGGGCTATCCGTGATGTGGAAATTGAACACTTGAAAAATATGTTGCGACTGCTGCGATCAAATTTTAGTAATGAACAGCTGCAAGTTCCAGTAATGCAATTTTTTGAGGAAAAGTTTCCAAACCTGGCTATTGTAAGAAATGGGAAAAATGGCCAGTATGAAGTGCAATGGAAAGAAAATGACGGTAATTTAAGCATGGACCAGTTTGATGGAAGGAATCTACATGCTTCTCTTCTTCACAACATGTCCATGGTGTACCCTGATTGCTCCAGTGCCATGCCGTCACTTGGTGGATTTGAATTCTCAAATAAATCTG TTAAAACAACCCTCTGTGGTGTCGAAAACCTCCAGATCAAGGGATTT GTCTTGGAAGAGCCATCTGATACCCAAATGCTTGATCTGCCAGATACTATGCAGACACCTGGT GCATATAATAACAGATTATCTGTTGGGATGACTCCCAAAACTTTAAGGCTGCCTAAACCTGGGGAAATGCTTCTATCTGTCCACGGCTCTCCTCTCGGTATTTTCAAGGAAGACAATATGGAATCGATACATG AGTCTGAAGAGTGA
- the LOC129895468 gene encoding NDR1/HIN1-like protein 6, with product MTENQRIHPVVDMEAPPPPPTTTRPLVPRGSFKSEKGDPTRLQQPTVNQPFRRTVPVMYSRPPTKKRSCCCKCICWTISLIIILLIIIAAIAGILYLVFKPKIPQYSVDNLRISDLRLNFDMSLYAKFNVRLTAVNPNKKIGIYYEKGSHLSVWYKNTQLCKGSLPKFYQGHQNKTVLDVALTGQSQYGNTLMSAIQEAAQTGRIPLDLKIEVPVSVKLGKLKLRKVRILGDCLLIVDSLSANSLVRIKASTCKFGLKL from the coding sequence ATGACAGAAAATCAAAGGATTCATCCAGTTGTGGACATGGAagcaccaccaccaccaccaacaacaacacgtCCTTTAGTGCCTCGAGGCTCGTTTAAATCAGAAAAAGGTGATCCAACGCGGCTGCAGCAGCCAACAGTTAACCAGCCATTCAGACGGACCGTTCCTGTAATGTATTCAAGACCACCCACTAAGAAGAGAAGTTGCTGTTGCAAATGCATTTGCTGGACAATTAGCCTCATCATAATCCTACTCATCATTATTGCAGCAATTGCTGGCATTCTTTACCTTGTTTTCAAACCAAAGATCCCTCAGTACTCTGTAGACAACCTCAGAATATCAGACTTGAGGCTAAATTTCGATATGAGCCTCTATGCAAAATTTAATGTCAGACTCACTGCTGTGAACCCCAATAAGAAGATTGGAATCTACTATGAGAAAGGAAGTCATCTGAGTGTGTGGTACAAGAACACACAGCTCTGTAAAGGGTCTCTTCCCAAGTTCTATCAAGGTCATCAGAACAAAACAGTACTCGACGTGGCCTTGACTGGGCAATCACAATATGGTAATACATTGATGTCTGCAATTCAAGAGGCAGCACAAACTGGAAGAATCCCATTAGATCTTAAGATTGAAGTTCCAGTTAGTGTTAAACTTGGGAAGCTCAAGTTGAGAAAGGTGAGGATTTTGGGAGATTGCTTGCTGATTGTCGATAGCCTCTCTGCTAATAGTTTGGTCCGAATTAAGGCCAGTACTTGCAAGTTTGGATTAAAGCTCTAA
- the LOC129895465 gene encoding uncharacterized protein LOC129895465 yields the protein MVREEGAVEESKRRCRALKNRIETFTTTQQSSWKITLFRLINSELSFLNRLSFSKNDSSVKLNTNIGYLEAVVHILQHPLVTAVSRVCKPISISSKLSVYIDVICSFNGNPVWFIVSDRNPRYVSWEASEKIRNCKGLRSKIIELMFAASESSVTVRPSSIILFFSNGLQSCILEKLRGEFGATDLGFGFCDFDCEFYDELEDEDWVSVLGRSFERACILEIKVGSFSSSRDVKLQGKDGETFTDLSGSLGKLRSDNSSNDVNLGDSFTAIVSALRSWCGFDVEEAELVNFDTTALVAIVSGISNGGIDRILATPESELRSRFKVNYEFMIGQVNSEMKKPIHMELTPSILQKRGIVCESVCSEFQELVSMCGGPNEKSRAEHFLNCLRVVPDCPSERLMSLPTSRKLALKNKVAFGTGDYWHAPTITANMAFIRAVSQTGMSLFTIEHRPRALVGD from the exons ATGGTAAGGGAGGAAGGAGCAGTGGAAGAGAGCAAGAGGAGATGTAGAGCCCTCAAAAATCGAATTGAAACCTTCACAACTACTCAACAATCCTCATGGAAGATTACCCTTTTCAGGCTAATCAACTCTGAGCTTTCTTTCCTCAACCGCCTTTCCTTCTCCAAGAACGACTCATCTGTTAAACTCAACACCAACATTGGGTATCTCGAAGCAGTTGTTCACATTCTTCAACACCCATTAGTAACAGCAGTTTCACGGGTCTGCAAACCCATTTCGATATCCTCGAAACTCAGCGTTTATATTGATGTAATTTGCTCTTTTAATGGAAACCCAGTTTGGTTTATAGTATCAGACAGAAACCCCAGGTACGTTTCTTGGGAAGCTTCGGAGAAAATTAGGAATTGCAAGGGTTTAAGAAGTAAAATTATAGAACTCATGTTTGCTGCCTCAGAGTCGTCTGTTACGGTGAGGCCTAGTTCTATTATCCTTTTCTTCTCAAATGGACTTCAAAGTTGCATTCTTGAGAAGCTTCGAGGTGAATTTGGAGCTACTGATCTGGGGTTTGGATTCTGTGATTTTGATTGTGAGTTTTATGATGAATTAGAGGATGAGGATTGGGTTAGTGTACTGGGGAGGTCCTTTGAAAGGGCATGTATTTTGGAAATAAAGGTTGGTTCTTTTTCGTCTAGTAGAGATGTTAAATTGCAGGGTAAAGATGGAGAAACATTCACAGACCTTTCTGGGAGTTTGGGGAAGCTGCGTAGTGATAATTCTAGTAATGATGTAAATTTGGGTGATTCTTTCACTGCTATTGTCTCGGCATTGAGGAGTTGGTGTggttttgatgttgaagaagcTGAATTGGTCAATTTTGATACAACAGCACTGGTGGCTATTGTGTCCGGTATTAGTAATGGTGGTATTGATCGAATTCTGGCTACTCCAGAGAGTGAGTTGAGAAGTCGGTTCAAGGTCAATTATGAGTTCATGATTGGACAG GTGAATTCTGAAATGAAGAAACCAATCCACATGGAGCTGACGCCTTCTATATTGCAAAAGAGAGGCATAGTTTGTGAAAGTGTTTGTTCAGAATTTCAGGAGCTTGTTTCAATGTGTGGTGGGCCTAATGAGAAGTCTAGAGCAGAGCACTTTCTGAACTGTCTTAG GGTTGTGCCTGATTGTCCATCAGAACGGCTAATGAGCCTTCCTACATCCAGAAAACTGGCTTTAAAAAACAAAGTGGCTTTTGGGACCGGTGATTATTGGCATGCTCCTACTATAACTGCAAACATGGCATTTATCAGAGCTGTTTCACAGACAGGAATGTCTCTGTTTACCATAGAGCATAGACCACGAGCCTTAGTTGGTGATTAA
- the LOC129895187 gene encoding asparagine--tRNA ligase, chloroplastic/mitochondrial: protein MAGALSPATTFRLKPFYAVRFFTHYRRPIKLLNPNLYSSYPPKLTPYLYRRRSFCSLVSAAISSGEAVERLKFENIETKDGVKTEQVKEFRKRLRIADIKGGTDEGLDRLGETLVVRGWVRTVRAQSSVTFIDINDGSCLSNMQCVMGSDAEGYDQVENGLISTGASVWIEGTIVSSQGSKQKIELKVQKLAVVGKSDPSFPIQKKRVSREFLRTKAHLRPRTNTFGAVSRVRNALSYATHKFFQENGFVWVSSPIITASDCEGAGEQFCVTTLIPNSNEGGDSPVSAIPTTESGSVDWSQDFFGKRAYLTVSGQLNGETYATALSDIYTFGPTFRAENSNTSRHLAEFWMIEPELAFADLDDDMACATAYLQYVVQYVLENCKEDMDFFDTWIEKGIINRLTDVVEKNFVQLTYTDAVELLLKAKKKFDFPVKWGCDLQSEHERYITEEAFGGCPVIIRDYPKDIKAFYMRQNDDGKTVAAMDMLVPRVGELIGGSQREERLEYLEERLDNLNLNKESFWWYLDLRRYGSVPHAGFGLGFERLVQFATGIDNIRDAIPFPRTPGSAEF from the exons ATGGCTGGTGCTCTGTCTCCGGCCACCACTTTCCGCCTTAAACCCTTCTACGCCGTCCGTTTCTTCACTCACTACCGCCGACCTATCAAACTCTTAAACCCCAATCTCTACTCATCCTACCCTCCTAAGCTTACACCCTACTTGTACCGTCGACGAAGCTTTTGCTCTCTGGTTTCCGCCGCTATTTCATCCGGAGAAGCAGTTGAAAGactcaaatttgaaaatattgagaCAAAAGACGGTGTAAAAACTGAACAAGTTAAGGAATTTCGGAAAAGGTTGAGGATTGCGGACATAAAGGGAGGGACTGACGAAGGTTTGGACCGTCTTGGTGAGACTCTGGTGGTTAGAGGATGGGTTCGCACGGTTAGGGCTCAGAGCAGTGTGACGTTTATCGAT ATTAATGATGGTTCTTGTCTTTCAAATATGCAATGTGTTATGGGTTCTGATGCTGAGGGTTATGATCAG GTGGAGAATGGCTTAATTTCAACTGGTGCATCGGTATGGATTGAAGGTACTATAGTCAGCAGCCAAGGGTCAAAGCAGAAAATAGAGTTGAAGGTTCAGAAGCTTGCAGTG GTCGGTAAAAGTGATCCTTCTTTCCCCATCCAGAAGAAAAGGGTCAGCAGAGAGTTCTTGAGAACAAAGGCTCACCTTCGCCCTCGAACAAACACTTTTGGTGCG GTTTCGAGGGTGAGGAATGCTTTGTCCTATGCTACACACAAGTTTTTCCAAGAAAATGGCTTTGTTTGGGTCTCAAGTCCAATAATCACTGCTTCTGATTGTGAAGGAGCTGGCGAGCAATTCTGTGTGACTACATTG ATTCCAAACTCCAATGAAGGTGGAGATTCACCAGTTAGTGCTATTCCTACTACTGAATCCGGGTCTGTTGACTGGTCACAA GACTTCTTTGGGAAACGAGCATATTTAACAGTGTCTGGACAACTCAATGGTGAAACATATGCTACTGCACTCTCCGAT ATCTATACCTTCGGCCCTACATTCAGAGCAGAAAATTCTAACACTTCCAGACACTTAGCTGAATTCTGG ATGATTGAACCAGAACTAGCTTTTGCGGACTTGGATGATGACATGGCCTGTGCTACTGCCTATCTCCAGTACGTA GTGCAATATGTGTTGGAGAATTGCAAAGAAGATATGGATTTTTTCGACACTTGGATTGAGAAAGGGATCATCAATAGACTTACC GATGTTGTTGAGAAGAACTTTGTGCAGTTGACTTACACGGATGCCGTTGAGCTTCTATTAAAAGCAAAAAAGAAGTTTGATTTCCCG gtgaaatgggGATGTGATTTGCAAAGTGAGCATGAACGATATATCACCGAGGAGGCTTTTGGTGGTTGTCCTGTGATTATTAGAGACTATCCGAAG GACATTAAGGCATTTTACATGCGGCAGAACGATGATGGAAAGACTGTTGCAGCCATGGATATGTTGGTACCTCGG GTTGGAGAACTTATTGGTGGAAGTCAAAGAGAGGAACGCCTTGAATACCTAGAAGAACGTTTGGATAACTTGAACCTCAACAAAGAAAGCTTTTGGTGGTATCTTGATCTGCGACGTTATGGTTCAG TTCCTCATGCTGGATTTGGGTTAGGCTTTGAAAGGCTCGTGCAATTTGCGACTGGAATAGACAATATCAGAGATGCAATACCTTTCCCTCGAACACCCGGTTCTGCggaattttga